From the Phaeodactylum tricornutum CCAP 1055/1 chromosome 24, whole genome shotgun sequence genome, one window contains:
- a CDS encoding predicted protein has protein sequence MSWQRQRAGSEDGEIDEEEGEITDNPQPPVALSLSPSKSRPTVTHSLPHSSQATAAFHGESNFPPQPPLPNRLSSTSGPNSIHPYPGASHSSSNSNNNIPVPPPRRGSWRGGRGGTSVGGGAFERRPGRGLGHRNTSFGSGPPAFDAPPPARSQSFQSFHRHSSGSIPGLPASNVLPPVAATDPRRATDPRFRGAPGVANTPVSAPHFTESRATSEGRGFTTSSSSAPVSVSSTLADSVSLATPYSSLAEGKPPHVLAAEDAKVVRGLRASSVARNESIGNDVPRDSSVSGPFPPLGGSTEIASFPGGFRDRGPPHRRHTGDFRGHPGGHGSLNRRVSSEYGSGDGPNSEVLPFGRPNEIHQSARQGSQHAVPPSGEPLPVSRGQSTGNQTPPPPFHRGPAPPPTQEQQQPPFHRSHPLPQDPPPGAFPRDGPPQGEVPSFYRDEQSVFSRNQHTHGGDFPPFNQRASDQPPFSSGPPNVEQPLFRGPRQDSYYGPASRDVNSGRFGSPSQRDRPIVNARGVSGGPPPPPPPLGSQGALTSTQHPSLAPGVAPLHRRNDPRLHRDPDAEGRDFADAASASEPLRPNFPPERTGFPMQSERGFRKPPFGQMFPPGGATENSTGSDSFGRSRERNTAAARSPQTSPHTRKPVLSYFQESPAKEIPRLPAIIDAKSGSLSSRIKSVGQHTEARTEEPEPLLTSVLGEDSVDRAEKVVLLLTDQRDKASLERDDKGCSELPKKQTILIALNRMDTKIKLLQKSTLDKEEEVEAHIEKEKEDQKRAAKEAKSEAERLEKEHRRRREEEQQADEKAKQEQIESMIEEGQAGFDADLTISTVTFETDLEAARKVEEARFELECQEQISAATERFDNDVQTTQQELENSIQSISNTQNLISALEEEYKCKMEEGDTAGEEKMDQPDLVNTVLEENRRRAAEAHVSQWAGFPVVSDDDEYGVLENEKDPKEGKRHVRWAEMAQKVTGVGDALYNEPSEAPYFEQNERLHALIGPLVTEQIRYSQRQFDTHWRELAEEYEYRRVVYEAQQLKDGTAQRRRIKSTSVPHRLVGSKPNVPILESTSGHGRSSNNPYRRARRGNEVRTEYEQEQIIAELAAKEALEKRIATGGSELPRQIGQIERSWTATYIQTFSAQRVDLEEQEAELRITGVWTDMEKCIFLDRFMQHPKDFRKIASFLRNKTTTDCVAFYYDSKQTLPYKGALKEHVMRRKRRGGYPIWEATIQAALSVGAVVEAGDSEEKPLIFTLPFDDHTFSTFGLHPLKREVLDLMEIKEQALAEFDADEDADDVSSKSGQPKKRPRDRLFLLDPRQRKFLKPLPQESAHATCLKVDSGKASTADDDHNDSKEGTAKDESGRLTPLRKAPQKWTASEKKIFHDTLESHGRNWSMLSQAVGTKTISQIKNYYYDYKKQKDKNRTTDKDKKVESKTERTESHENSPTPPHIAADQRPGDQTSNEPISDLRKNQPPRYDPQFEAKHIERQMFEVLQQQGQGPYPEQERLVDRRPVESLSDQELWAQLHRQGLLGQQRGHLSDEAARQLLQHHSQSHHQQVLSNLMPWASGGQLPQPVKRAQPINVQEWEQLQAILQIQRQQEQHRHQHQPHVPHNPMANLDPQMLALARLAGLDSSALGMNPQLSRLAHHPAVGSAGSHDDAQMALAQRLLSYSQSAGGGGNSAQGALDLLTQAMSRGGAGRHPNPDRGSDRGTDRY, from the coding sequence ATGtcttggcaaaggcaacggGCGGGATCCGAAGACGGAGAAAtcgatgaggaagaaggagaaatCACAGATAATCCTCAGCCACCGGTGGCTTTATCGCTGTCTCCTTCGAAGTCTCGTCCCACCGTCACCCACTCGCTCCCACACAGTTCCCAAGCAACGGCCGCATTCCATGGCGAATCAAACTTTCCTCCGCAGCCGCCTTTGCCGAACCGTCTGAGCAGTACTAGCGGGCCGAACAGCATCCATCCCTACCCGGGCGCCAGTCACAGTAGTagtaacagcaacaacaacatacCGGTCCCTCCCCCGCGTCGTGGAAGCTGGCGGGGCGGACGTGGCGGTACTAGTGTCGGTGGTGGAGCCTTTGAACGACGTCCCGGTCGAGGGTTGGGCCACCGCAATACTTCTTTCGGCAGCGGACCGCCAGCGTTCGACGCGCCCCCACCGGCACGCAGCCAAAGCTTCCAGTCATTTCACCGCCACAGCAGCGGAAGCATTCCAGGCCTTCCCGCCAGCAATGTTCTCCCACCGGTAGCGGCTACTGATCCGAGACGGGCGACGGATCCACGGTTTCGGGGAGCACCCGGCGTTGCGAACACCCCGGTGTCCGCACCGCATTTTACCGAATCGCGGGCAACCAGCGAGGGCCGGGGCTTTACTACCTCGTCCAGTAGTGCTCCGGTATCGGTCAGTAGTACTTTAGCGGATTCAGTCAGTCTGGCAACACCCTACAGCAGCTTGGCTGAAGGCAAGCCACCCCACGTACTAGCTGCTGAAGACGCGAAGGTCGTTCGAGGACTCCGTGCCAGTAGTGTCGCGAGAAACGAGTCCATCGGCAATGATGTTCCACGGGATAGCAGCGTCAGTGGGCCCTTCCCGCCACTAGGGGGTTCCACGGAAATTGCCTCTTTTCCTGGAGGTTTTCGCGATAGAGGTCCACCGCATCGTCGACATACTGGCGACTTTCGGGGGCACCCTGGCGGCCACGGCTCGCTCAATCGACGAGTTTCAAGCGAATATGGTAGCGGCGACGGACCGAATAGCGAAGTCCTACCCTTTGGAAGGCCCAACGAAATTCATCAATCTGCTAGGCAGGGTTCTCAGCATGCAGTCCCCCCATCCGGTGAGCCACTGCCGGTGTCGCGTGGTCAATCCACAGGTAATCAGACTCCTCCACCTCCGTTTCATCGAGGCCCAGCGCCGCCTCCTACTCAAGAGCAACAGCAACCTCCATTCCACCGTAGTCATCCGTTACCGCAGGATCCACCGCCGGGAGCTTTCCCTCGAGACGGGCCGCCTCAAGGAGAAGTGCCATCCTTTTATAGGGATGAGCAATCAGTGTTTTCGCGAAATCAACACACCCATGGCGGAGATTTCCCACCGTTCAACCAAAGAGCTTCGGATCAGCCTCCTTTTTCCTCGGGCCCGCCCAACGTAGAGCAACCGCTATTTCGAGGACCAAGACAGGATTCCTATTACGGACCCGCTTCACGCGACGTAAATTCTGGAAGGTTCGGGTCGCCCTCCCAACGTGATCGCCCCATTGTCAATGCCCGAGGGGTTTCGGGAGGTCCTCCACCTCCCCCACCACCACTGGGATCGCAAGGGGCGCTCACATCCACACAACATCCCTCTTTAGCTCCTGGTGTGGCCCCGCTTCATCGACGGAACGATCCACGCCTTCATCGAGACCCCGATGCGGAAGGACGAGATTTCGCGGACGCGGCATCCGCATCCGAGCCGCTTCGACCCAATTTTCCACCCGAGCGCACCGGATTCCCGATGCAAAGTGAACGCGGTTTCCGAAAGCCGCCTTTTGGACAAATGTTTCCACCGGGAGGTGCTACAGAAAATAGTACCGGCTCGGATTCGTTTGGTCGATCACGCGAACGGAATACCGCGGCAGCGCGGTCGCCTCAAACGTCACCACATACGCGTAAACCCGTTTTGAGCTACTTTCAGGAATCGCCGGCGAAGGAAATTCCGCGTCTGCCTGCCATAATTGATGCCAAATCGGGCAGTCTGTCGAGTCGAATCAAATCTGTAGGTCAACATACCGAAGCAAGGACAGAAGAGCCAGAACCTCTTTTGACATCCGTGCTTGGTGAGGATTCAGTGGATAGGGCGGAAAAGGTTGTATTGCTTCTGACTGATCAAAGGGATAAAGCTAGCTTGGAAAGAGATGATAAGGGATGTAGTGAGCTTCCGAAGAAGCAGACAATCCTGATTGCGCTGAATCGTATGGACACCAAAATCAAGCTGCTTCAGAAATCTACCTTAgataaagaagaagaagttgaagCACatatcgaaaaagaaaaggaagatcaaAAACGGGCTGCTAAAGAGGCGAAATCTGAAGCTGAacgtttggaaaaggaacacAGGCGACGCCGGGAAGAGGAACAACAAGCCGATGAAAAGGCCAAACAAGAGCAGATTGAAAGTATGATAGAAGAAGGGCAGGCTGGTTTCGATGCAGATCTAACAATATCTACAGTGACGTTCGAGACCGATCTCGAAGCAGCTCGTAAGGTAGAAGAAGCAAGGTTTGAGCTAGAATGTCAAGAACAGATATCTGCGGCTACGGAGCGATTCGACAATGATGTGCAAACTACACAGCAAGAGTTGGAGAATTCTATACAATCTATTTCGAATACTCAAAACCTAATTTCGGCACTCGAGGAGGAGTACAAGTGCAAGATGGAGGAAGGAGATACAGCCGGTGAAGAGAAAATGGATCAACCTGATCTAGTAAATacagttttggaagaaaatcgaAGGCGCGCTGCCGAGGCCCATGTGTCTCAATGGGCAGGTTTCCCTGTGGTGTCGGATGATGATGAGTACGGTGTTTTAGAGAACGAAAAGGATCCTAAAGAAGGTAAACGTCATGTACGGTGGGCAGAGATGGCGCAGAAAGTTACGGGAGTCGGAGATGCACTCTACAACGAACCTTCGGAAGCGCCGTATTTTGAGCAAAATGAGAGACTTCATGCACTGATCGGCCCGCTGGTAACAGAGCAAATACGCTACAGTCAACGGCAATTCGACACCCACTGGAGAGAACTTGCCGAAGAATACGAATACCGAAGAGTAGTTTACGAGGCTCAACAACTCAAAGATGGCACGGCTCAGAGAAGGCGCATCAAATCCACAAGTGTGCCCCATAGGCTCGTTGGGAGCAAACCTAATGTCCCTATCCTCGAGTCCACATCTGGCCACGGACGCTCGTCGAACAACCCATATCGTCGGGCACGTAGAGGCAACGAGGTGCGGACAGAATACGAACAAGAACAAATTATAGCAGAGCTGGCAGCCAAAGAAGCGCTGGAAAAGAGAATTGCAACTGGGGGGTCAGAGCTTCCGCGTCAGATAGGTCAGATCGAAAGAAGCTGGACAGCCACCTACATCCAAACATTTTCGGCGCAAAGGGTTGACCTTGAGGAACAGGAGGCAGAGTTACGTATTACGGGTGTTTGGACGGACATGGAAAAGTGCATTTTCTTAGACCGATTTATGCAGCATCCCAAGGATTTCCGCAAGATTGCTTCTTTTCTCCGAAATAAGACGACAACTGATTGTGTCGCCTTTTATTACGATTCCAAGCAAACGCTGCCTTATAAGGGTGCGTTAAAGGAACACGTAATGCGGCGGAAGAGACGTGGCGGATATCCAATTTGGGAAGCAACTATTCAAGCCGCCCTCTCGGTAGGTGCAGTCGTTGAAGCAGGGGATAGTGAAGAAAAGCCATTGATCTTCACACTTCCGTTTGATGATCACACTTTTTCTACTTTTGGCCTTCATCCTTTGAAACGCGAAGTTTTGGATTTAATGGAAATAAAAGAGCAGGCTCTCGCTGAATTTGACGCAGATGAGGATGCAGACGACGTTTCTAGCAAATCAGGGCAACCCAAAAAACGTCCTCGCGATCGTCTTTTCCTGTTGGATCCGAGACAAAGAAAATTCCTGAAACCCTTGCCCCAGGAATCGGCTCACGCTACCTGCCTTAAGGTGGACAGTGGAAAAGCAAGCACAGCTGACGATGATCACAACGATTCCAAAGAGGGTACAGCAAAAGATGAGTCGGGGCGATTAACTCCTCTAAGAAAAGCACCCCAAAAATGGACGGCGTCAGAGAAAAAGATTTTTCACGATACCTTGGAGAGTCATGGTAGGAATTGGAGCATGCTTTCCCAGGCTGTAGGGACGAAAACGATTTCTCAGATTAAGAATTACTACTACGACTACAAGAAGCAGAAAGATAAAAATCGGACGACtgacaaagacaaaaaggTCGAAAGCAAAACTGAGAGGACCGAATCTCACGAAAACAGTCCTACACCGCCACATATTGCCGCGGATCAAAGACCCGGCGACCAGACTAGTAACGAGCCGATTTCGGATCTACGCAAAAATCAGCCGCCTCGCTATGATCCCCAATTTGAAGCTAAACATATCGAGCGACAGATGTTCGAAGTGTTGCAACAGCAAGGGCAGGGTCCATACCCCGAACAAGAAAGGCTTGTCGATCGACGTCCTGTCGAATCGTTGAGTGATCAAGAATTATGGGCCCAATTACACCGACAGGGACTTTTGGGTCAACAGCGAGGGCATTTATCGGACGAGGCGGCACGGCAACTTCTCCAGCATCACTCGCAGTCACACCATCAGCAAGTCCTCTCAAATTTGATGCCCTGGGCTTCGGGAGGGCAACTTCCGCAGCCAGTCAAACGAGCGCAACCAATCAATGTGCAAGAATGGGAGCAGCTGCAGGCAATTTTGCAGATCCAGCGtcaacaagaacaacatCGCCATCAGCATCAACCTCACGTACCGCACAACCCGATGGCCAACTTGGACCCTCAAATGCTTGCGTTGGCCCGTCTAGCGGGTTTGGATTCCAGCGCATTGGGTATGAACCCGCAATTATCGCGACTTGCGCATCATCCTGCAGTTGGCTCAGCTGGAAGTCATGATGACGCACAAATGGCTTTAGCACAACGGCTTCTGAGCTACAGTCAGAGCGCTGGGGGAGGGGGGAATAGTGCCCAGGGGGCGCTAGATTTGTTGACACAGGCCATGAGTCGTGGGGGTGCCGGACGCCATCCGAATCCAGATCGGGGTTCAGATCGGGGTACAGATCGGTACTAG
- a CDS encoding predicted protein — protein MATSLRLSGQRVLVTGAGRGIGRAIAQLCAAEGARVALTARTTLELEETARLLPKGQSLVLTADVTSDEQVESLVQAVVQAWGGIDILVNNAGGAQASKGLLHELPAVNLTRLLDLNVVSVHRVTAAVLKHAMLAQQSGKIINISSRAGKQGLPQMSSYVASKFALEGLTATLAAELKDQGITVNSISPGMVDT, from the coding sequence ATGGCAACCTCGTTGCGTTTGTCGGGTCAACGCGTACTAGTGACGGGCGCAGGCCGGGGCATCGGTCGAGCCATCGCTCAACTGTGTGCCGCCGAAGGCGCGCGGGTGGCCTTGACGGCCCGGACGACATTGGAACTGGAAGAAACAGCACGACTTTTGCCAAAAGGTCAATCCCTGGTTCTAACGGCGGACGTGACAAGTGACGAACAAGTGGAAAGCTTAGTCCAAGCAGTGGTTCAAGCTTGGGGTGGGATTGATATTCTCGTCAACAATGCTGGTGGTGCCCAAGCCTCCAAAGGTCTTCTACACGAGTTACCTGCCGTAAATTTGACGCGATTACTGGATCTCAATGTAGTTTCTGTACATCGTGTTACTGCTGCCGTGCTAAAACACGCCATGCTCGCGCAGCAATCTGGAAAAATTATCAACATTTCGTCACGAGCGGGAAAACAGGGATTGCCCCAAATGTCGAGCTACGTCGCTTCCAAATTTGCTCTCGAAGGATTGACGGCAACTTTAGCGGCGGAATTGAAAGACCAAGGAATCACGGTAAATTCCATCAGCCCAGGTATGGTCGATACC
- a CDS encoding predicted protein, with amino-acid sequence ILAPMVGASELAFRLLCRKYGAQVAYTPMMSAPKFATDPSYRSAEFQTCAADRPLVCHFAANDAADFAAAAIAAQPFCDAIDLNLGCPQRTAYLGHFGSYLLDRKDRSLICDIVRAGAAAVSIPIFVKIRLLDKVEETIELCQQLERAGASLIAVHARYRASWERKGAGARDGPALLDQIAVLKQHITSIPIIANGNVITYDDVEKNLELTGADGVMSAEGILDNPALF; translated from the coding sequence ATACTAGCCCCCATGGTGGGAGCCAGTGAACTTGCGTTTCGATTACTTTGTCGCAAATACGGAGCTCAAGTTGCCTACACACCCATGATGAGTGCACCCAAATTCGCGACGGATCCATCCTACCGATCGGCGGAATTTCAAACTTGTGCGGCCGATCGACCCCTCGTGTGCCACTTTGCCGCCAACGACGCTGCGGATTTCGCGGCCGCTGCCATTGCCGCCCAGCCCTTTTGTGACGCAATCGACTTAAATCTGGGCTGTCCCCAACGAACGGCCTATTTGGGGCACTTCGGTTCGTATTTGCTCGATCGCAAAGATCGCAGTTTGATATGCGACATTGTCCGAGCGGGAGCAGCGGCCGTGTCGATTCCTATTTTTGTCAAAATTCGTCTCCTGGATAAAGTGGAAGAAACGATCGAACTTTGCCAGCAACTAGAGCGGGCGGGTGCCTCGCTCATTGCCGTTCACGCTCGGTACCGAGCGAGTTGGGAGCGGAAAGGAGCTGGCGCGAGAGATGGGCCCGCGTTGCTGGATCAAATCGCCGTTCTAAAACAGCACATCACGTCTATACCCATTATTGCCAACGGAAACGTCATCACTTACGACGACGTCGAAAAAAATCTTGAGTTGACCGGAGCGGACGGAGTGATGAGTGCGGAAGGTATTCTAGACAATCCGGCTCTGTTT
- a CDS encoding predicted protein, with amino-acid sequence MPRDPLKHTSATPPSRSAHPYRSPVRQYFSRRDRSRGIPEIPVDAESWVGIYSGWALLWGCLFLLIPVCYVYIALTLLRQLCFAFPDSLYASIQTHLPSLANIVNALEQHSSRAVEFWCWIEGIFYIGCKWHVRWLQTRDPLEASLSAAPMMDLSERQELWNFMMESERDIVGFLRGWFFDQPLENISKYDVRDFAAWSLFETRHQEHLSTSELEQLEAFVDEIQVRISLELYGEDSDEDSVSVQLDFERRDDMEIWQHNLPRPTKQFEFSEESNIEEPNFFSNLYETYRTRYDQMVRTGENMVPTFHTVQEIRNLVANADFHPVQDLRNMVGNTAQRFAEAEEHAKATGRQVYETLVPTGSSIDKQLSAMSRATYTQLTEAWNSVKNISERLETARFLSKQRQRLRQQLKGYRVMLNRMLEKSSAVPSKQMASLMRQITECNQAMEHLESRAQNAFVQATGFAQRTLPSFLQRKEPQHFAKYSSDPLLGIATYPLGFHLLILGGTEIPLRILMAKRGFTRNVCGAVSYYFHPGSSTDDDDELGEKMPIAFVHGIGIGLIAYMPLIDRLLATGRPIILPEIPYVSAFRPWQSPNAVLQPAVVTSTMTAILATHGFMLATWVGHSYGTSWLSYMCKYAPNAVAALLFLDPVCFCLHLPRLTKSFVYTRADPGTISYLVRTDIMTNWTVQRSFPWAWIDLFVEHIEVPCSIYLSERDALVPSNKIAEYLRSKDIPIREFQGHAPDDFDGASINCTVFLGVGHGDWTENTVLTVPDIANSVEVLCRRAELLHEKSQ; translated from the exons ATGCCCAGGGACCCGCTAAAGCACACGTCTGCGACTCCTCCCTCCCGATCGGCACACCCTTACAGATCCCCCGTGCGGCAGTACTTTTCAAGACGTGATCGCAGCCGAGGCATTCCCGAGATTCCCGTCGACGCCGAATCTTGGGTCGGTATCTACAGCGGCTGGGCTCTTTTGTGGGGATGTCTGTTTTTACTGATTCCGGTTTGTTACGTCTACATTGCCTTGACGCTACTGCGTCAATTGTGTTTCGCTTTTCCGGACTCTCTTTACGCTTCAATACAAACGCATTTGCCCAGTCTGGCGAATATTGTGAATGCTTTGGAGCAGCATTCTTCGAGGGCGGTCGAATTCTGGTGCTGGATTGAAGGAATTTTTTACATTGGTTGCAAATGGCACGTTCGCTGGTTGCAGACGCGAGATCCACTAGAAGCCTCCCTGTCGGCAGCACCCATGATGGATTTGTCGGAACGGCAAGAATTGTGGAATTTCATGATGGAAAGTGAACGAGATATTGTAGGATTTCTGCGGGGTTGGTTTTTTGATCAACCACTCGAAAATATTAGCAAGTACGATGTACGAGACTTTGCCGCCTGGTCGTTGTTTGAAACACGACATCAGGAGCATCTGTCGACCAGCGAGCTAGAGCAGCTGgaagcttttgttgatgagaTCCAGGTGAGGATATCCTTAGAATTGTATGGTGAAGATTCGGACGAGGATAGTGTCAGCGTGCAGCTCGACTTTGAACGACGAGATGATATGGAAATTTGGCAACATAATCTTCCAAGACCCACAAAAC AATTTGAGTTCTCGGAGGAGTCGAATATTGAAGAACCGAATTTCTTCTCCAACTTGTACGAGACATATCGCACACGGTACGATCAAATGGTACGGACGGGTGAAAATATGGTGCCTACCTTCCATACCGTTCAGGAGATTCGCAATTTGGTGGCAAATGCTGACTTTCATCCGGTGCAGGACCTGCGTAATATGGTTGGCAATACAGCTCAGCGTTTTGCTGAAGCTGAGGAGCACGCCAAGGCTACAGGTCGGCAAGTGTACGAAACACTAGTGCCAACGGGCTCTTCAATCGATAAACAATTGTCAGCGATGAGTCGCGCAACCTACACTCAGCTCACTGAGGCTTGGAACTCCGTCAAAAACATAAGCGAACGGCTAGAGACAGCACGATTTTTATCGAAGCAGCGACAAAGATTGCGGCAACAGCTTAAAGGTTACCGGGTCATGCTTAATCGAATGCTTGAAAAATCTTCGGCTGTTCCGTCCAAGCAAATGGCTTCTTTAATGCGTCAAATTACGGAATGCAATCAAGCGATGGAACATCTTGAAAGCCGGGCGCAAAACGCTTTCGTGCAAGCTACGGGCTTTGCCCAGCGCACATTACCTTCCTTTTTGCAACGTAAAGAGCCACAGCATTTCGCAAAATACTCGTCGGATCCACTACTGGGAATCGCAACCTATCCCTTGGGATTCCATTTGCTAATTTTGGGGGGAACCGAAATTCCTTTGAGAATTCTTATGGCGAAGCGTGGATTCACGAGGAATGTATGTGGAGCAGTCTCGTACTATTTTCACCCCGGATCTTCAactgacgacgatgacgaacTCGGTGAGAAGATGCCGATTGCGTTCGTACATGGCATCGGGATAGGTCTCATTGCATATATGCCGCTGATAGATCGTCTACTTGCCACTGGGCGTCCAATTATTTTGCCCGAGATTCCATATGTTTCGGCCTTTCGGCCATGGCAAAGTCCCAACGCTGTTTTGCAGCCAGCAGTTGTGACAAGCACCATGACAGCTATTCTTGCCACACACGGCTTCATGCTGGCCACCTGGGTTGGTCACTCCTACGGAACGTCGTGGCTTTCATACATGTGTAAATATGCTCCCAATGCTGTCGCTGCTCTCTTATTCCTAGACCCTGTGTGTTTCTGTCTCCATTTACCCCGCTTGACGAAGTCCTTTGTCTATACAAGAGCGGATCCAGGAACCATCAGCTACTTGGTTCGCACTGATATCATGACAAACTGGACTGTTCAGAGATCCTTTCCTTGGGCGTGGATTGATTTGTTTGTGGAACATATCGAAGTGCCTTGCTCAATATATTTGAGCGAGCGAGACGCGCTGGTGCCGTCAAATAAAATAGCCGAGTATCTGCGAAGCAAAGACATACCAATTCGAGAGTTCCAAGGCCATGCTCCGGACGACTTCGATGGGGCTTCTATAAACTGCACAGTCTTTCTCGGCGTCGGTCATGGAGACTGGACAGAGAATACCGTGTTGACAGTTCCAGACATTGCCAATTCCGTCGAGGTGCTATGCCGACGAGCGGAATTACTTCATGAGAAGTCGCAGTGA
- a CDS encoding predicted protein: MNCLLAQRRLVPIYLSTSGTLFSIPTLRTFSSKTSKGKSKSSDSPEKKAESPADTQKPAPQKIPQRLRRKKSNLTVARQLTKEVKDGQGLAILKPGNAISSNKTQFYRSTASGTYRRTHQLPLLNASALLNTKDYCVSSANSATSKSGTEAARRLLRGKRDFVAHLRQHVLRKAPLRGASPTSFVLQGHGVPVQLLQDHINLADGILTQEHDAAAVSFQQYRDRSDDTRHAYELSSNWIMRVRSKTGTNLANRLAHDGPWAASMELYLAAMNRITTALGVVLQHEIGEIVDEYEDEYENVFTETSQVSSYPPAARHWNVEFLRGLTYPPEWVPPYEPSNSSEVSKDPSPVPMVEWIPLQGALAPGHVTVRVQGFASSPSYDNTRMRRRKPQAVTLCFDACFRNPTLPSSVQS; encoded by the coding sequence ATGAACTGTCTCCTGGCTCAAAGGCGGCTTGTTCCCATATACCTTTCTACCAGCGGAACACTATTTTCCATCCCAACCCTTCGAACCTTCTCCAGCAAAACAAGCAAAGGAAAGTCAAAATCTTCCGACTCCCCTGAGAAGAAGGCGGAATCTCCAGCAGACACGCAAAAACCAGCTCCGCAGAAAATCCCTCAGCGTCTCCGTCGAAAGAAGTCCAACCTCACTGTTGCTCGTCAATTAACCAAAGAGGTAAAGGACGGACAGGGCCTGGCAATTTTGAAACCCGGCAACGCAATCTCCTCCAACAAAACACAATTCTACCGATCCACCGCGTCGGGAACCTACCGCCGCACGCACCAGCTACCTCTTCTCAACGCCTCCGCCTTGCTCAATACGAAGGACTACTGCGTCAGCTCCGCCAACTCCGCTACCTCAAAATCTGGAACCGAAGCGGCCCGACGATTGCTCCGGGGAAAGCGAGACTTTGTTGCCCACCTGCGGCAGCATGTATTGCGCAAGGCACCGCTACGAGGAGCCAGTCCGACGAGCTTTGTCCTACAAGGCCACGGGGTTCCCGTTCAATTATTGCAGGATCACATTAATCTGGCGGATGGTATTTTGACGCAAGAACACGACGCGGCCGCTGTGTCCTTCCAGCAGTATAGAGATCGCAGCGACGACACTAGACATGCGTACGAGCTGAGCTCAAACTGGATTATGCGGGTGCGTTCGAAAACGGGGACCAATCTCGCCAACCGACTGGCACACGACGGTCCCTGGGCAGCGTCCATGGAATTGTACCTAGCTGCCATGAACCGCATTACAACGGCACTCGGGGTAGTCTTACAGCATGAAATAGGAGAGATAGTGGATGAGTATGAGGATGAGTACGAAAACGTCTTCACAGAAACAAGTCAAGTATCGAGTTACCCCCCAGCCGCCCGTCACTGGAATGTCGAGTTTTTACGTGGTCTTACCTATCCACCGGAATGGGTGCCTCCTTACGAACCAAGCAACAGTTCAGAAGTCTCAAAGGATCCCTCCCCTGTACCGATGGTCGAATGGATTCCTCTCCAAGGAGCGCTGGCGCCGGGACACGTTACGGTCCGGGTCCAAGGTTTTGCGTCATCACCCTCCTATGACAATACCCGTATGCGACGACGGAAACCCCAAGCTGTGACGCTCTGTTTCGACGCCTGCTTTCGCAATCCGACACTACCATCATCTGTACAATCGTAG
- a CDS encoding predicted protein — MFGARHLALSRTSRLAPVWTKNALRTLATESAVVAPEKKTGAGLWQRLTSFIVGAGLTGVFTQYYIFEEVKNGNLLMLAKQKELETRIAKLEKK, encoded by the exons ATGTTTGGCGCTAGACATCTAGCATTAAGTCGGACGAGCCGACTGGCTCCTGTTTGGACG AAAAACGCTCTCCGCACGCTAGCAACGGAatctgctgttgttgcccCGGAAAAAAAGACGGGCGCCGGTTTGTGGCAACGATTGACGAGTTTCATTGTTGGTGCAGGATTAACGGGTGTCTTTACGCAGTACTATATCTTCGAAGAAGTCAAGAACGGGAATTTGCTCATGCTAgccaagcaaaaagagctgGAAACCCGAATTGCTAAATTGGAGAAGAAATAG